A window from Gorilla gorilla gorilla isolate KB3781 chromosome 21, NHGRI_mGorGor1-v2.1_pri, whole genome shotgun sequence encodes these proteins:
- the KCNG1 gene encoding voltage-gated potassium channel regulatory subunit KCNG1 — MTLLPGDNSDYDYSALSCTSDASFHPAFLPQRQAIKGAFYRRAQRLRPQDEPRQGCQPEDRRRRIIINVGGIKYSLPWTTLDEFPLTRLGQLKACTNFDDILNVCDDYDVTCNEFFFDRNPGAFGTILTFLRAGKLRLLREMCALSFQEELLYWGIAEDHLDGCCKRRYLQKIEEFAEMVEREEEDDALDSEGRDSEGPAEGEGRLGRCMRRLRDMVERPHSGLPGKVFACLSVLFVTVTAVNLSVSTLPSLREEEEQGHCSQMCHNVFIVESVCVGWFSLEFLLRLIQAPSKFAFLRSPLTLIDLVAILPYYITLLVDGAAAGRRKPGAGNSYLDKVGLVLRVLRALRILYVMRLARHSLGLQTLGLTARRCTREFGLLLLFLCVAIALFAPLLYVIENEMADSPEFTSIPACYWWAVITMTTVGYGDMVPRSTPGQVVALSSILSGILLMAFPVTSIFHTFSRSYLELKQEQERVMFRRAQFLIKTKSQLSVSQDSDILFGSASSDTRDNN; from the exons ATGACCCTCTTACCGGGAGACAATTCTGACTACGACTACAGCGCGCTGAGCTGCACGTCGGACGCCTCCTTCCACCCGGCCTTCCTCCCGCAGCGCCAGGCCATCAAGGGCGCGTTCTACCGCCGGGCGCAGCGGCTGCGGCCGCAGGATGAGCCCCGCCAGGGCTGTCAGCCCGAGGACCGCCGCCGTCGGATCATCATCAACGTAGGCGGCATCAAGTACTCGCTGCCCTGGACCACGCTGGACGAGTTCCCGCTGACGCGCCTGGGCCAGCTCAAGGCCTGCACCAACTTCGACGACATCCTCAACGTGTGCGATGACTACGACGTCACCTGCAACGAGTTCTTCTTCGACCGCAACCCGGGGGCCTTCGGCACTATCCTGACCTTCCTGCGCGCGGGCAAGCTGCGGCTGCTGCGCGAGATGTGCGCGCTGTCCTTCCAGGAGGAGCTGCTGTACTGGGGCATCGCGGAGGACCACCTGGACGGCTGCTGCAAGCGCCGCTACCTGCAGAAGATTGAGGAGTTCGCGGAGATGGTGGAGCGGGAGGAAGAGGACGACGCGCTGGACAGCGAGGGCCGCGACAGCGAGGGCCCGGCCGAGGGCGAGGGCCGCCTGGGGCGCTGCATGCGGCGACTGCGCGACATGGTGGAGAGGCCGCACTCGGGGCTGCCTGGCAAGGTGTTCGCCTGCCTGTCGGTGCTCTTCGTGACCGTCACCGCCGTCAACCTCTCCGTCAGCACCTTGCCCagcctgagggaggaggaggagcag GGCCACTGTTCCCAGATGTGCCACAACGTCTTCATCGTGGAGTCGGTGTGCGTGGGCTGGTTCTCCCTGGAGTTCCTCCTGCGGCTCATTCAGGCGCCCAGCAAGTTCGCCTTCCTGCGGAGCCCGCTGACGCTGATCGACCTGGTGGCCATCCTGCCCTACTACATCACGCTGCTGGTGGACGGCGCCGCCGCGGGCCGTCGCAAGCCCGGCGCGGGCAACAGCTACCTGGACAAGGTGGGGCTGGTGCTGCGCGTGCTGCGGGCGCTGCGCATCCTGTACGTGATGCGCCTGGCGCGCCACTCCCTGGGGCTGCAGACGCTGGGGCTCACGGCCCGCCGCTGCACCCGCGAGTTCGGGCTCCTGCTGCTCTTCCTCTGCGTGGCCATCGCCCTCTTCGCACCCCTGCTCTACGTCATCGAGAACGAGATGGCCGACAGCCCCGAGTTCACCAGCATCCCTGCCTGCTACTGGTGGGCTGTCATCACCATGACGACGGTGGGCTATGGCGACATGGTCCCCAGGAGCACCCCGGGCCAGGTAGTGGCCCTGAGCAGCATCCTGAGCGGCATCCTGCTCATGGCCTTCCCAGTCACCTCCATCTTCCACACCTTCTCCCGCTCCTACCTGGAGCtcaagcaggagcaagagagggtGATGTTCCGGAGGGCGCAGTTCCTCATCAAAACCAAGTCGCAGCTGAGCGTGTCCCAGGACAGTGACATCTTGTTCGGAAGTGCCTCCTCGGACACCAGAGACAATAACTGA